Proteins from a single region of Macadamia integrifolia cultivar HAES 741 unplaced genomic scaffold, SCU_Mint_v3 scaffold3522, whole genome shotgun sequence:
- the LOC122068186 gene encoding protein yippee-like At4g27745 — translation MAELVGPRLYSCCNCRNHVSLHDDIISKAFQGRNGRAFLFSHAMNVVVGPKEDRHLLTGLHTVADVYCSECREVLGWKYERAYEVTQKYKEGKFILEKSKIVKENW, via the exons ATGGCGGAATTGGTTGGGCCTCGGTTGTACAGTTGCTGTAATTGCCGAAACCATGTTTCCCTTCACGACGACATCATTTCAAAAGCTTTTCAG GGGAGAAATGGCAGAGCCTTTCTGTTCTCCCATGCGATGAACGTAGTTGTGGGTCCAAAAGAAGACAGGCATCTCCTGACTGGCCTCCACACTGTTGCTGATGTCTATTGCTCTGAATGCCGTGAGGTGTTGGGTTGGAAATATGAGCGAGCTTATGAAGTAACACAGAAGTACAAGGAAGGGAAGTTCATACTTGAGAAATCAAAGATTGTCAAGGAGAACTGGTAA